One segment of Candidatus Zixiibacteriota bacterium DNA contains the following:
- a CDS encoding PAS domain S-box protein has product MAPRESKRLVIARGHSRQQVSGRPSARSPRDGARGALQTQRLRRLEPTFEGVMLHDGERMLEVNRVLADMFGYQPEELVGRHLKLVLGPSWDESVHPRIQAHDVGPYEAIGLHRDGRRLSVEIVASEIAVDGRRVRVAAFRDLTERRTIEEQLRTTNITLLAEQSRLHRKNAALSELLERLQEERDQMAAEIHANLERLAFPIVHQLIARLDTPDRRLLQQLSVTLKEITAPYIYRLESAYSSLSPREVEICSYIKAGLSCKDIASTLNVSVNTVLKQRQRIRRKLGINSEPINLATYLRTI; this is encoded by the coding sequence GTGGCGCCTCGTGAAAGCAAAAGACTGGTGATCGCCCGCGGGCACAGCCGACAGCAGGTGAGCGGGCGTCCGTCGGCACGGTCTCCCCGTGACGGCGCCCGAGGTGCGCTGCAAACCCAGCGCCTCCGACGCCTCGAGCCGACATTTGAGGGTGTCATGCTCCATGACGGTGAGCGCATGCTCGAAGTCAACCGGGTCCTGGCCGATATGTTCGGCTACCAGCCTGAGGAGCTGGTCGGTCGCCATCTCAAACTTGTGCTTGGTCCTTCATGGGACGAGTCCGTACATCCACGAATCCAGGCACACGACGTAGGGCCCTACGAGGCGATCGGACTTCATCGCGACGGTCGACGCCTCTCCGTCGAGATCGTAGCCTCGGAGATAGCTGTCGACGGCAGACGGGTTCGGGTCGCGGCATTTCGGGACCTGACTGAGCGTCGCACTATAGAAGAACAGCTTCGCACGACCAATATCACTCTGCTGGCGGAACAGAGCCGTCTGCACCGCAAGAATGCGGCGCTGTCCGAGTTGCTCGAGCGGCTTCAGGAAGAGCGAGATCAGATGGCTGCCGAAATTCACGCCAACCTGGAGCGATTGGCCTTTCCCATCGTGCACCAGTTGATTGCCCGGCTCGATACGCCGGATCGTCGCCTGCTGCAGCAGTTGAGCGTTACGCTCAAGGAGATCACGGCGCCGTACATCTATCGATTGGAATCGGCGTACAGTTCCCTTTCACCCCGGGAAGTGGAAATCTGCAGCTATATCAAAGCCGGCCTTTCCTGCAAGGACATTGCGTCCACCCTGAATGTTTCGGTGAATACGGTCCTCAAACAACGGCAGCGTATCCGTCGGAAACTCGGCATCAACAGCGAGCCCATCAATCTGGCCACCTATCTCCGAACGATCTGA